The Rosa rugosa chromosome 1, drRosRugo1.1, whole genome shotgun sequence genomic sequence AGGAACATAATAACCTGCATCATATTAAGGTGACACCCTCACATCCAGCCATCCAGGGAAGTTTAGATGAGGAGAAACCCCATCTTTTCCAGAAATGCAGAAATGGTTGTAGTTATGATCAAAAGTGCAGCATAAGTTCCATCGAAACACAAAGAAACAGTTTAATAGTTGAAGCATTAAACTTGGACAGAGAGGCATTGAGCAAGAAGTCTATCGGCCTCGTTATACTACTAGGTGGTTCCATCCAATTCACCAATTAGTCTCCAGGTAGTTACTGCCTCAAGCTTTCCACAATGTAAGATGCATACAGGTCCCTGCAAACAGAGGAGCATCGTCATGAGAAGAAAGAGACATGAAGTATATGTTATTTGGAAAGTATATAGGTCAGCAGGAAACTAAAGGTTTTATCTCACATGGAGTATTTGATGGCATCAATGGCAGCCTCAGCGGGTAGAAAGTCTTCAACTTCAACTTCCTTGTTCTCATTCTTTTTGTCTGTCAATATAGAGTTAAGGGATAATGCAAATACCAGTAAACTGTGTAAATGGATGAGCAGCATCAGAAACTAGATTGAAGTATCTCGAGAGATTATTAGCAAGCATGAGATAATAGGATACAATCCTCAAAGAATCGACGGATTTCTGCAAGGCGATGTGGAGCAAGGTCCTTGATGTCATTGTAATGACGGAACTCAGGGTCATCAGCACATACTGCAATAATTTTGTCATCCTTTTCACCCTGTAACAGAACTCATGTTATCAAAGACCGGGGGGGGGCAAAAACAAGTGGGTGAATTATAAATTCAGGAAGCTAGAGAAAAACCacagaaaaataaacaaattttgtTCCTTATTTACATTAAAACTTCAACTGTTCTAAACTAATTTCTTGCTTCCCCTGAAGACGATGTCAAAATCATATCTATTCCCTGAAGTTCAGTAATTGTGTGCTAGTCATAATGTATAAGACAGAAAAGGATGGATACTTACTTGATCAATCATGGGCATCAATCCAAGAGCACGAGCACGTACAAAAGAACCAGGTAACACGGGCTCCTATACAGGAGAAAAATGCAAGATGAGCTAACAAGTTTACCGGAATATACAAAATCAAGGGATTTTATTATGGAACAAAATTATGCATCCAAAATGATATTTACCTGCATCAGTACCAGGACATCCATAGGATCACTATCCTCACAAATTGTTCGCGGGATGAAACCATAGTTGTGTGGATAAACAACCGATGAGTAAAGAACACGATCAACCTACATTTTAGAACCTCATGCATTAGTTTCCTTTATGAAAGGCAACTAGCAAACACTAATTTAACAATTTATGTAGAACTGTAAGCCCTTGCTTCATTCCCTATAACTGTAAACGGATAGAAAGATAAAAGAAGACTCGCACTTTTATGAGGCCACTTGTTTTGTCGAGCTCATACTTGACCTTGCTGCCTTTGCTAATTTCAACAACCTGCCACACAAATCACATTTGTACATGTTTATCAGTGTAATAAGAAATCTTGAATTAGTAATTTAGGATATACataaatctttatttatttactttttataagTCCAATAAGAGAAGCAATACAGAACCTTAATCTAAAGGGTTTTGAGTCTCGTCTACCACAGTGACCACTATGCAACATATTCCATATACAAACTCTCACTATACTCTTTCAAATGAAAACATTGATATTTCGTACGATGGAACTTATAAAAGCAGCCAGAGAAATCCATATGGTAAGCCATTTTGCAAAAGGTATTAACAACAAAGACTGATACAAAAAATAACTTACACAGTTGAAAACTGCTGGTGCACCAGGTCCTGCAGAGATGAAAACATCAAGCATTATTAATCAAGTATGAAAGCTTTTCTCAACTCAAGCATGGAACTATTTAACAGCAGCCTCTCACACACAATGCTTCTCTTTGTAACTCATGCATATATCTTCTAGTCACTTCACTAGTAAACACACACACGAACATCACTCCTAACACAGGACACTTGACTTTCTTCTATGTTGTGTTAAGAGTAGCCAAGTTATCTCTATATATTAAGAACAAGGGTCTGTAATTTAACCAAACTAAAATGTCAACCAACTAAAATGAGAGGTGCAGGGGAGGTCTCTAGAGTTCCAGCTAAGGATGCCAAAATGAGTGGCGGCTGCAGTTAATCTTATCCAATCACTGATGCTTGATTGAAAGCTATTTGCTATGCAAATGGAGGTCAAACCCAAACTTCATGCAGAATAAGGTGCATCGAAGTTGACATACTTGGGATAACATCTCAGCTCAATTCAGAATTCAGATTAGCTCATCATTGACTTGCTCTATCCATGTTCTTCAAGAAAACTATGTAGAATTCTCCCTTTCTCTATGTGTCCGTGTTAGACGTCAAGTCTCACAGGTGTGTGCACATTTGTGAAGCGAGATGAAAAAAAGTGCATGAGTGTGAGTAGTTGAGAGAAGCTTTCCTgcttgtgtgtgtgtctgtTGCACACTCATGTGTGAGACGCTTTTATTAGAGAGCACCCATGCTGGTGTCTTGGTGAGAATGTTAAATGCATGTGTTGCACAAAAAGAAACTGTTGTGTATATAGTTTTACTATTTGACGTGTTAATTGATGTGGTCTGCTCAACATATAAGACCTTGACAGGGCCTATCAACAGACAATCACAGAGGGAGTTTCAGAACTGAAGtaaaaaaatcccaaaaaaatCATACCGATCTCCAAGTCATGCCAGGGGTGAGCAGCAACAGATCTCCGCGACATAGATGAGAGGATCCTTTCATTCAGGGCAACATTTTGATATGAGGATCCTGAATTCTTTCCACTCCCTTCTCCACCACTGTTGGCCATATTCAACACCTTGCaccttgaaaagaaaaaagaaccacAGATAACCACACATTAACCTTCTTGAACAAATCAGTATTCAGACATCGAACAATTAGTGAATTTCACCAAGTAGAAATTATAGAAAAGAACTACAAGGACTTATGAGGTCAAATATGATCTATCATCAGACACAATCAGAATAACGACATTTCTTTCACATCAAGTGGACTATTAACAAATTATACATACAAAAACCAGAAAAAGTAAGAAAAAGACTGCTTGAATTTCCCTCGAAAACATATACCACAACATAGTCCTTATAGATAGTGAAATGGCAACTTTTTCACACAAAATCTGGACCAAAGATCTCAGAAGCTAGGCACGTCAAAATCTTATAATCACAACAAAAATATATACGACGCCTCATCGCTATATTCACTGCATGCAAAACTTACAGAGCTAAAATCAACAATATCTGAAACTCTCACCGCTTCAATTAGATCAAAGAAGACCACTAAATCAAAGTGTTCATGATTCAAAACTACTCAAATCAAAGCAAAATCGCATAACGCTAAATCATCCAGACGAATTCTTCGAGATCAAACACAGTTTTACTTCATTTTCCTCTCTCACAGTTTCACATAAAAAGTTACCGATCAGCATAGTAACCACAAATGAACAGCGAgaacagtaaaaacaaagacgGAAAATTTTCCGATGCGATTAAAGAAAGGATAAGAAGCACTCACAGATTACCGATGATGCAAAAACTGAAGCACCTCTGAATTCTCAGCTGGATTTCTCTGGATTTTGTTTGTGTGTAGCGAATGAGACTGAGAAAATGCGTTTTCAGTTTCTGGCTTTCATTTATAGGCGTTTGACGGAGACGCTTCTGTCAACTTCTCATTACAGCGGTCAGTCATAAGTCCACGGTAGTCGTTGGATCGTAATGTTGTGTATTCGGACGGTGTAGATGAGGACACGTGTCGAGGTTTTTTGGGAGTTGGGTACTATGGCACAGTGAAAGATTTGCAGGTTCTTTCACTGTGACTTGAGTAGAATGAAGAGCGAATGGGAAAGGGACACGTGGGAGCATATtttagaagtttttttttttttgagaagtttATTCTGTTGATGAAAGTTTGCGTACGCTTGCCAATCCAGTTAGAACCGTCCAGGCGTTTGGGTCATCTATTTTATAAGAAAAGAAATggacaaataaaaaataaagatttaAACAATTGTTGAACAAATTTTTAAGTAATTTCATGTATTTTTACTTTTGATTTTCCTAGTTagaatcatttaaaaaaaaaaaatttaatgtagAGATCATATTTGCGAAAGTTCAAGCAAATTAAACTTTCATAATCATTTATGTAGGTCAATGGTCAATTGATAATGAATCTTGATTCTTTCATCTGgttcaattatttatttatttatttgataaaaGTGGATGGTTAAATGATCTTAGATTATTCGATAAAAAAAGAAGGCAAAAAAAACGACTATAATTGATTAATTTGTTCTAGAGATGATATTTAACTtaataaatgaatgttttgaattaTGAAAATCAAAAGTGAAAATATGTAAATCTCGAATAAAGAATATAATGTACTAGTGGTTGTTATATTTCGAATGACATCAAACAAGTTTCCCCCTAATTCTATTGATAATGGTTGCAAATTCATGTGGCCAAAAaccacaaaaaccaaaaactttTGTTGCCTTTCATTTAATTAATTCTTAGCGTAGAATAGGCTCTTTGTTTCATGCATCAAGTTGCCAAAGCAGTAGATGCATGAAAATTCATACTGGCCCAAAAGAAATATGTAAGTTTTAGATGCACTGAATTTGCTACACTATGGGATGCCATATATAAACAACACTAATTTAAAGGGAAAGCAATAGATGCATGAAAGTGCCCACCACATAATAAGACAATATCACATTGATGCCACAAATGAAGAGTGCATATACCAAATTTGATACATTGTGTGCATGTGATGGCAACATTATAAAAAAGGGTAAGCATTCCCACCCTACCAGCACTAATTACTCTATCATGTGCAGGAGAGGAGGCACCAAACTATGAAGGTGCACAAGTCCTGGTTCAAAATAGGAGGAGAaaaattcaattattttttcTGTAAAAGAGAAAAACTGGGTACTAGTTGAACTTGAACCAGCTGATGTAACCAAAGCAATCAACAACCTTTGTGATGGAATTTGGTGTATTGTGATCTGTGGGCAAGGATAAATTGAAATAAGTCGGGGATGTGAAAAGCTCATGTTCTATAAGTTGGCTCCCAGATCAGGTTTCTGAGACATATCAAATAGTCAGTAGTATCCTTCTCGAATGACTGAGAGAAGCAGACATATTCTCAACAGCCAATGCATCTGTATTAAAACCAATTTAGCCAAACCTAAACAGAACA encodes the following:
- the LOC133717831 gene encoding soluble inorganic pyrophosphatase-like; translated protein: MANSGGEGSGKNSGSSYQNVALNERILSSMSRRSVAAHPWHDLEIGPGAPAVFNCVVEISKGSKVKYELDKTSGLIKVDRVLYSSVVYPHNYGFIPRTICEDSDPMDVLVLMQEPVLPGSFVRARALGLMPMIDQGEKDDKIIAVCADDPEFRHYNDIKDLAPHRLAEIRRFFEDYKKNENKEVEVEDFLPAEAAIDAIKYSMDLYASYIVESLRQ